In one window of Azotobacter salinestris DNA:
- a CDS encoding gamma-carboxygeranoyl-CoA hydratase → MTDFQTLQLHFDPRGFATLWLDRPEKNNAFDAAMIKELILALDALKDRRELRFLVLRGRGRHFSAGADLAWMREAADLDYNANLADAQALAELMYNLHHLKLPTLAVVQGAAFGGALGLIACCDLAIGASDAQFALSEVRIGLAPAVISPFVVQAMGERAARRYALTGERFDGERARELGLLAECYPAAELDGALEQWIATLLQNGPQAMKATKDLLREVGSGALNPALRRYTESAIARLRVSPEGQEGLRAFLEKRRPAWQEDRS, encoded by the coding sequence ATGACCGACTTCCAGACCCTGCAACTCCACTTCGATCCGCGCGGCTTCGCCACCCTCTGGCTCGACCGCCCGGAGAAAAACAACGCCTTCGACGCCGCCATGATCAAGGAGCTGATCCTCGCCCTCGACGCGCTGAAGGATCGCCGCGAACTGCGCTTTCTCGTGCTGCGCGGGCGCGGCAGGCACTTTTCCGCCGGCGCCGATCTGGCCTGGATGCGCGAGGCCGCCGACCTCGACTACAACGCCAACCTGGCCGACGCCCAGGCCCTCGCCGAGCTGATGTACAACCTCCATCACCTCAAGCTGCCGACTCTGGCCGTGGTGCAGGGCGCGGCCTTCGGCGGGGCGCTGGGGCTGATCGCCTGCTGCGATCTGGCCATCGGCGCCAGTGACGCGCAGTTCGCCCTGTCCGAGGTGCGCATCGGCCTCGCCCCGGCGGTGATCAGTCCTTTCGTGGTGCAGGCCATGGGCGAGCGCGCCGCGCGCCGCTACGCCCTGACCGGCGAGCGCTTCGACGGCGAGCGCGCCCGCGAGCTGGGCCTGCTCGCCGAGTGCTACCCGGCCGCCGAGCTGGACGGCGCGCTGGAGCAGTGGATCGCCACCCTGCTGCAGAACGGCCCGCAGGCCATGAAGGCGACCAAGGACCTGCTGCGCGAGGTCGGCAGCGGCGCGCTCAACCCGGCCCTGCGCCGCTACACCGAGAGCGCCATCGCCCGCCTGCGGGTCAGCCCGGAAGGCCAGGAGGGGCTGCGCGCCTTCCTGGAAAAACGCCGCCCCGCCTGGCAGGAGGACCGCTCATGA
- a CDS encoding carboxyl transferase domain-containing protein — protein sequence MAILHTQINTRSPEFAANGAAMREQVDQLHALLGRIREGGGAKAQERHTSRGKLLPRQRIDRLLDPGSPFLEIGQLAAFEVYDEEVPAAGVIAGIGRIEGVECMVIANDATVKGGTYYPLTVKKHLRAQAIARENRLPCLYLVDSGGANLPRQDEVFPDREHFGRIFFNQANMSAAGIPQIAVVMGSCTAGGAYVPAMSDETIMVREQATIFLAGPPLVKAATGEVVTAEELGGADVHCRTSGVADHYAESDEHALAIARRCVANLNWRKLGQLQSRVPRAPRYPAEELYGVIPSDARQPFDVREVIARLVDDSEFDEFKALFGPTLVCGFAHLHGYPLAILANNGILFSEAAQKGAHFIELACQRGIPLLFLQNITGFMVGQKYEAGGIAKHGAKLVTAVACASVPKFTVIVGGSFGAGNYGMCGRAYDPRFLWMWPNARIGVMGAQQAAGVLVQVKREQAERAGQSFSAEEEEAIRQPIVERYERQAHAFYSSARLWDDGVIDPAQTREVLALALSAALNAPIEPTRFGVFRM from the coding sequence CAGTTGCACGCCCTGCTCGGGCGCATCCGCGAGGGCGGCGGCGCCAAGGCCCAGGAGCGCCACACATCGCGCGGCAAGCTGCTGCCGCGCCAGCGCATCGACCGCCTGCTCGATCCCGGCTCGCCGTTTCTCGAGATCGGCCAGCTCGCCGCCTTCGAGGTCTACGACGAGGAGGTGCCGGCCGCCGGGGTGATCGCCGGCATCGGCCGGATCGAGGGCGTCGAGTGCATGGTCATCGCCAATGACGCCACGGTGAAGGGCGGCACCTACTACCCGCTGACGGTGAAGAAGCACCTGCGCGCCCAGGCCATCGCCCGCGAGAACCGCCTGCCGTGCCTCTACCTGGTGGATTCCGGCGGCGCCAACCTGCCGCGCCAGGACGAGGTGTTCCCCGACCGCGAGCACTTCGGGCGGATCTTCTTCAACCAGGCGAACATGAGCGCCGCCGGCATCCCGCAGATCGCCGTGGTGATGGGCTCCTGCACCGCCGGCGGCGCCTACGTGCCGGCGATGTCCGACGAGACCATCATGGTGCGCGAGCAGGCGACCATCTTCCTCGCCGGCCCGCCGCTGGTGAAGGCCGCCACCGGCGAGGTGGTGACCGCCGAGGAGCTGGGCGGCGCCGACGTGCATTGCCGGACCTCGGGGGTGGCCGACCACTACGCCGAGAGCGACGAGCACGCCCTGGCGATCGCCCGGCGCTGCGTGGCCAACCTCAACTGGCGCAAGCTCGGCCAACTGCAGAGCCGCGTGCCGCGGGCGCCGCGCTACCCGGCCGAGGAGCTGTACGGGGTGATCCCGAGCGACGCCCGGCAGCCGTTCGACGTGCGCGAGGTGATCGCCCGCCTGGTCGACGACAGCGAGTTCGACGAGTTCAAGGCGCTGTTCGGCCCCACCCTGGTCTGCGGCTTCGCCCACCTGCACGGCTATCCGCTGGCCATCCTCGCCAACAACGGCATTCTGTTCTCGGAGGCGGCGCAGAAGGGCGCGCACTTCATCGAGCTGGCCTGCCAGCGCGGCATCCCGCTGCTGTTCCTGCAGAACATCACCGGCTTCATGGTCGGCCAGAAGTACGAGGCCGGCGGCATCGCCAAGCATGGCGCCAAGCTGGTCACCGCGGTGGCCTGCGCCAGCGTGCCGAAGTTCACCGTGATCGTCGGCGGCAGCTTCGGCGCCGGCAACTACGGCATGTGCGGCCGCGCCTACGACCCGCGCTTCTTGTGGATGTGGCCGAACGCCCGGATCGGCGTGATGGGCGCCCAGCAGGCCGCCGGGGTGCTGGTGCAGGTCAAGCGCGAGCAGGCCGAGCGCGCCGGGCAGTCCTTCTCTGCCGAGGAGGAAGAAGCGATCCGCCAGCCCATCGTCGAGCGCTACGAGCGCCAGGCGCATGCCTTCTATTCCAGCGCCCGGCTGTGGGACGACGGCGTGATCGACCCGGCGCAGACCCGCGAGGTGCTGGCCCTGGCGCTGTCCGCCGCGCTCAATGCGCCCATCGAGCCGACCCGCTTCGGCGTGTTCCGGATGTAA
- a CDS encoding acetyl/propionyl/methylcrotonyl-CoA carboxylase subunit alpha, translating into MSRSIDTLLIANRGEIACRVMRSARALGIRTVAVHSAIDRHARHVREADLAVDLGGAKPAESYLRIDRIVAAARESGAQAIHPGYGFLSENADFARACEAAGLLFLGPPAEAIEAMGSKSAAKALMEAAGVPLVPGYHGEAQDFETFRGAAETIGYPVLLKATAGGGGKGMKVVETEAQLAEALESARREARAAFGDARMLVEKYVLKPRHVEIQVFADRYGNCLYLNERDCSIQRRHQKVVEEAPAPGLSPALRRAMGEAAVKAAQAIGYVGAGTVEFLLDARGEFFFMEMNTRLQVEHPVTEAITGLDLVAWQIRVARGEPLPITQEEVPLNGHAIEVRLYAEDPEHDFLPASGTLALYREPSAGPGRRVDSGVAEGDAVSPFYDPMLAKLIAWGENREEARQRLLAMLAETAVGGVKTNLAFLRRVLAHPAFAGAELDTGFIPRHQEALLPAPRELPEAFWQLAASALVQSEAPRRREEDPHSPWSTSSGWRAGLPAQIDLALRCGEAQRVVRLDSAPSSRLHGEQLWLEQDGVRRQHLALRRGEILHLEWDGELHAVSRVDPLAEAGAGHAQHGGLTAPMNGSIVRVLVETGQKVEAGTPLVVLEAMKMEHSIRAPQAGVVKGLYCREGELVSEGAALVELEEA; encoded by the coding sequence ATGAGCCGTTCCATCGACACCCTCTTGATCGCCAACCGCGGCGAGATCGCCTGCCGGGTGATGCGCAGCGCCAGGGCCCTGGGCATCCGCACGGTGGCCGTGCACAGCGCCATCGACCGCCACGCCCGGCATGTGCGCGAGGCCGATCTGGCGGTGGACCTGGGTGGCGCCAAGCCGGCCGAGAGCTACCTGCGGATCGACAGGATCGTCGCCGCCGCCCGCGAGAGCGGCGCCCAGGCCATCCATCCGGGCTATGGCTTTTTGTCCGAGAACGCCGACTTCGCCCGCGCCTGCGAGGCGGCCGGGCTGCTGTTCCTCGGCCCGCCGGCTGAGGCCATCGAGGCGATGGGCAGCAAGTCGGCGGCCAAGGCGCTGATGGAGGCGGCCGGCGTGCCGCTGGTGCCCGGCTACCACGGCGAGGCGCAGGATTTCGAGACCTTCCGCGGCGCCGCCGAGACCATCGGCTACCCGGTGCTGCTCAAGGCCACCGCCGGCGGCGGCGGCAAGGGCATGAAGGTGGTCGAAACGGAGGCCCAGCTTGCGGAAGCGCTGGAGTCCGCCCGCCGGGAGGCCCGGGCGGCCTTCGGCGATGCGCGCATGCTGGTGGAAAAATACGTGCTCAAGCCGCGCCACGTGGAGATCCAGGTGTTCGCCGACCGGTACGGCAACTGCCTGTACCTCAACGAGCGCGACTGCTCGATCCAGCGCCGCCACCAGAAGGTGGTCGAGGAAGCCCCGGCGCCGGGCCTGTCGCCCGCGCTGCGTCGCGCCATGGGCGAGGCGGCGGTGAAGGCGGCCCAGGCCATCGGCTACGTCGGCGCCGGCACCGTGGAGTTTTTGCTGGATGCGCGCGGCGAGTTCTTCTTCATGGAGATGAACACCCGCCTGCAGGTCGAGCACCCGGTCACCGAGGCGATCACCGGCCTCGACCTGGTCGCCTGGCAGATCCGCGTGGCCCGCGGCGAGCCCTTGCCGATCACGCAGGAGGAGGTCCCGCTCAACGGCCACGCCATCGAGGTGCGCCTCTACGCCGAGGACCCGGAGCACGACTTCCTGCCGGCCAGCGGCACCCTTGCGCTGTACCGCGAGCCGAGCGCCGGGCCGGGGCGCCGGGTCGACAGCGGGGTGGCCGAGGGCGATGCGGTGTCGCCCTTCTACGACCCCATGCTGGCCAAGCTGATCGCCTGGGGCGAGAACCGCGAGGAGGCCCGCCAGCGCCTGTTGGCCATGCTCGCCGAGACCGCGGTCGGCGGGGTGAAGACCAACCTGGCCTTCCTGCGCCGCGTGCTCGCCCATCCGGCCTTCGCCGGCGCCGAGCTGGACACCGGCTTCATCCCGCGCCATCAGGAGGCGCTGCTGCCGGCTCCGCGGGAGCTGCCGGAAGCCTTCTGGCAGCTGGCCGCCAGCGCCTTGGTGCAGAGCGAGGCGCCGCGCCGGCGCGAGGAGGATCCGCACTCGCCGTGGAGCACCAGCAGCGGCTGGCGGGCCGGGCTGCCGGCGCAGATCGACCTGGCGCTGCGCTGTGGCGAGGCGCAGCGGGTGGTGCGTCTGGACAGCGCCCCCTCATCCCGCCTGCACGGCGAGCAGCTGTGGCTGGAGCAGGACGGCGTGCGCCGCCAGCATCTGGCACTGCGCCGGGGCGAGATCCTCCATCTGGAGTGGGACGGCGAACTGCACGCCGTCAGCCGCGTCGATCCGCTCGCCGAGGCCGGAGCCGGGCATGCCCAGCATGGCGGCCTGACCGCGCCGATGAACGGCAGCATCGTCCGCGTGCTGGTGGAGACCGGCCAGAAGGTCGAGGCCGGCACGCCGCTGGTGGTGCTGGAGGCGATGAAGATGGAGCACAGCATCCGCGCGCCGCAGGCCGGGGTGGTCAAGGGCCTGTACTGCCGCGAGGGCGAGCTGGTCAGCGAGGGTGCCGCGCTGGTGGAGCTGGAGGAGGCCTGA
- a CDS encoding tripartite tricarboxylate transporter permease, translating into METLNFLMQGFGVALTPTNLLIALIGTLIGTVVGLLPGLGPINGVAILIPVAFAFGLPPESALILLAAVYLGCEYGGRISSILLNIPGEAATLMTCLDGYPMARQGRAGVALSLSAWSSFLGAFIATCGMVLFAPMLAKWAIAFGPAEYFVLMVLAIVALAGMAGDKPMKTLVAALLGLFLSCVGIDANSGVYRFTFDSIHVADGIQFVVLVLGLFSVSEILLLLEKTHHGQQAIQATGRMLFNLDEARRVFMLNLRCGIGGFIVGVLPGAGSTLASALAYSTEKRMAGADGQFGKGDIRGLAAPETAIGASCCGAMVPMLTLGVPGSGTTAVMIGALTLYNITPGPLLFQNEPELVWGLIASLFIANFMLLVLNVPMIKLFTRILAVPNWALAPAIAIITAIGVYAVHATTFDLLLMVAVGILGYAMRKLDFPLSPLLLGFILGGHMEQNLRRALSISNGELDILWSSGITLGTWALVLLMLALPLLRLWRRRAARRQAGPVALAE; encoded by the coding sequence ATGGAAACCCTCAACTTCCTGATGCAGGGCTTCGGCGTCGCGCTGACCCCGACCAATCTGCTGATCGCCCTGATCGGCACCCTGATCGGCACCGTGGTCGGCCTGCTGCCCGGCCTCGGCCCGATCAACGGCGTGGCCATCCTGATCCCGGTGGCCTTCGCCTTCGGCCTGCCGCCGGAGTCGGCGCTGATCCTGCTGGCCGCGGTCTACCTGGGCTGCGAATACGGCGGGCGGATCTCCTCGATCCTGCTCAACATCCCCGGCGAGGCGGCGACCCTGATGACCTGCCTGGACGGCTACCCGATGGCCCGCCAGGGCCGTGCCGGGGTCGCCCTGTCGCTGTCGGCCTGGAGCTCCTTCCTCGGCGCCTTCATCGCCACCTGCGGCATGGTGCTGTTCGCGCCGATGCTGGCCAAGTGGGCGATCGCCTTCGGCCCGGCCGAGTACTTCGTGCTGATGGTGCTGGCCATCGTGGCGCTGGCCGGGATGGCCGGCGACAAGCCGATGAAGACCCTGGTCGCCGCGCTGCTCGGCCTGTTCCTCTCCTGCGTGGGGATCGACGCCAACAGCGGCGTGTACCGCTTCACCTTCGACAGCATCCACGTCGCCGACGGCATCCAGTTCGTGGTCCTGGTGCTCGGCCTGTTCTCGGTCAGCGAGATCCTCCTGCTGCTGGAGAAGACCCACCACGGCCAGCAGGCGATCCAGGCCACCGGGCGCATGCTGTTCAACCTCGACGAGGCGCGCCGGGTGTTCATGCTCAACCTGCGCTGCGGCATCGGCGGCTTCATCGTCGGCGTGCTGCCCGGCGCCGGCTCCACCCTGGCCAGCGCCCTGGCCTACTCGACGGAAAAACGCATGGCCGGCGCCGACGGCCAGTTCGGCAAGGGCGACATCCGCGGCCTGGCCGCCCCGGAAACCGCCATCGGCGCTTCCTGCTGCGGCGCCATGGTGCCGATGCTGACCCTCGGCGTGCCCGGTTCGGGCACCACGGCGGTGATGATCGGTGCGCTGACCCTCTACAACATCACCCCCGGCCCACTGCTGTTCCAGAACGAGCCGGAGCTGGTCTGGGGCCTGATCGCCTCGCTGTTCATCGCCAACTTCATGTTGCTGGTGCTCAACGTGCCGATGATCAAGCTCTTCACCCGCATCCTCGCCGTGCCGAACTGGGCGCTGGCCCCGGCGATCGCCATCATCACCGCCATCGGCGTCTATGCCGTGCACGCCACCACCTTCGACCTGCTGCTGATGGTCGCGGTGGGCATCCTCGGCTACGCCATGCGCAAGCTCGACTTCCCGCTGTCGCCGCTGCTGCTCGGCTTCATCCTCGGCGGCCACATGGAGCAGAACCTGCGCCGCGCCCTGTCGATCTCCAACGGCGAGCTGGACATCCTCTGGTCCAGCGGCATCACCCTGGGCACCTGGGCGCTGGTGCTGCTGATGCTGGCCTTGCCGCTGCTGCGCCTCTGGCGCCGCCGCGCCGCCCGCCGCCAGGCCGGGCCGGTCGCCCTGGCGGAATGA
- a CDS encoding Bug family tripartite tricarboxylate transporter substrate binding protein encodes MGPSIRRALLAAAALLLCSARAAEPRPAECIVPAAPGGGFDLVCRLAREALQEAGLTRQPLQLSYMPGGVGAVAYNTIAAQRPAEPDTLIAFSSGSLLNLALGKFGRFDESAVRWLAVIGTSYGALAVRTDSPYQTLDDLLAALRKDPGSVVIGTSGTVGSQDWMQLALLARLAGIDPRELHYVALEGGGEISTALVAGHVQVGSTDISDSMPHLDSGALRLLVVFAERRLDEPGMAAIPTAREQGYNVVWPVLRGFYMGPKVSDADYERWRDAFDQLLASGDFAALRDRYELFPYALTGEDLEAHVRQKVAHYRELARDFGLIR; translated from the coding sequence ATGGGCCCATCGATCCGTCGCGCCCTGCTGGCAGCCGCCGCACTGCTGCTGTGCAGCGCCCGGGCCGCCGAGCCCCGACCTGCGGAATGCATCGTTCCGGCGGCCCCCGGCGGCGGCTTCGACCTGGTCTGCAGGCTGGCGCGCGAGGCGCTGCAGGAGGCCGGGCTGACCCGCCAGCCGCTGCAGCTTTCCTACATGCCGGGCGGGGTCGGCGCGGTGGCCTACAACACCATCGCCGCACAGCGACCGGCCGAGCCCGACACCCTGATCGCCTTCTCCAGCGGTTCGCTGCTCAACCTCGCCCTGGGCAAGTTTGGCCGCTTCGACGAGAGCGCGGTGCGCTGGCTGGCGGTGATCGGCACCAGCTACGGCGCCCTGGCAGTGCGCACCGACTCGCCCTACCAGACCCTGGACGACCTGCTCGCGGCGCTCAGGAAGGACCCCGGCTCGGTGGTGATCGGCACCTCCGGCACCGTCGGCAGCCAGGACTGGATGCAGCTCGCCCTGCTCGCCCGGCTGGCCGGCATCGACCCGCGCGAGCTGCACTACGTCGCCCTGGAGGGCGGCGGGGAAATCTCCACGGCGCTGGTCGCCGGCCATGTGCAGGTGGGCAGCACCGACATTTCCGACTCCATGCCGCATCTCGACAGCGGCGCCCTGCGCCTTCTGGTGGTATTCGCCGAGCGGCGCCTGGACGAGCCGGGAATGGCTGCCATCCCGACCGCCCGCGAACAGGGCTACAACGTGGTCTGGCCGGTGCTGCGCGGCTTCTACATGGGCCCGAAGGTGAGCGATGCCGACTACGAGCGCTGGCGGGACGCCTTCGACCAGTTGCTCGCCTCCGGGGACTTCGCCGCCCTGCGCGACCGTTACGAGCTGTTCCCCTACGCCCTGACCGGCGAGGACCTGGAGGCGCATGTCCGGCAGAAGGTCGCCCACTACCGGGAGCTGGCCCGGGACTTCGGCCTGATCCGCTGA
- a CDS encoding Bug family tripartite tricarboxylate transporter substrate binding protein has product MRPSLRNTLLAAGSAVLLSGSLNAEPRRPECIAPAAPGGGFDLTCKLAQSALVESKLLEKPMRVTYMPGGVGAVAYNTIVAQRPADSGTLTAFSSGSLLNLAQGKFGRFDENAVKWLAAVGTSYGAIAVRADSPYKTLDDLAAVLRANPEQVVIGSGGTVGSQDWMQTALFAKAVGVDPRKLRYVAMEGGGEIATALLGGHIQVGSTDISDSMPHVESGGMRILAVLSDKRLEEPAMAAIPTAREQGYDVVWPVIRGYYLGPKVSDADYAWWKDAFDRLLASEDFARLRDQRELFPFAMTGPELQAHVSKEVARYRELAREFGLTQ; this is encoded by the coding sequence ATGCGTCCATCGCTGCGCAACACCCTGCTGGCGGCCGGCTCGGCCGTGCTGCTGTCCGGCTCGCTCAACGCCGAGCCCAGACGTCCCGAATGCATCGCCCCGGCCGCCCCCGGCGGCGGTTTCGACCTCACCTGCAAGCTGGCGCAGAGCGCGCTGGTCGAGTCGAAGCTGCTGGAGAAGCCGATGCGCGTCACCTACATGCCGGGCGGCGTCGGCGCGGTGGCCTACAACACCATCGTCGCCCAGCGCCCGGCCGACTCCGGCACCCTGACCGCCTTCTCCAGCGGCTCGCTGCTGAACCTCGCCCAGGGCAAGTTCGGCCGCTTCGACGAGAACGCGGTGAAGTGGCTGGCGGCGGTCGGCACCAGCTACGGCGCCATTGCCGTGCGTGCCGACTCGCCGTACAAGACCCTCGACGATCTGGCCGCCGTGCTCAGGGCCAACCCCGAACAGGTGGTGATCGGCTCCGGCGGCACCGTCGGCAGCCAGGACTGGATGCAGACCGCGCTGTTCGCCAAGGCCGTCGGCGTCGATCCGCGCAAGTTGCGCTACGTGGCCATGGAGGGCGGTGGCGAGATCGCCACCGCACTGCTCGGCGGGCACATCCAGGTGGGCAGCACCGACATCTCCGACTCCATGCCGCATGTCGAGAGCGGCGGCATGCGCATCCTCGCGGTGCTCTCCGACAAGCGCCTGGAGGAGCCGGCGATGGCCGCCATCCCCACTGCCCGCGAGCAGGGCTACGACGTGGTCTGGCCGGTGATCCGCGGCTACTACCTGGGACCCAAGGTGAGCGATGCCGACTACGCCTGGTGGAAGGATGCCTTCGACCGCCTGCTCGCCTCCGAGGACTTCGCCCGCCTGCGCGACCAGCGCGAGCTGTTCCCCTTCGCCATGACCGGCCCGGAACTGCAGGCCCACGTGTCGAAGGAAGTCGCCCGCTACCGCGAGCTGGCCCGGGAGTTCGGCCTCACCCAGTGA
- a CDS encoding tripartite tricarboxylate transporter TctB family protein, which translates to MLLQRLFLAAWLLPALAMMYIGSAYQAPFAYEPVGPRAFPLLMLGLLAAGLIYLLIQPTPLAHDADEPPPGVEGYRKVGLGIALLLGFALAFEPLGFIPASTLAGLCFARLYGGRWLPSLGLAVAMALGLYLLFDRLLDVPLPLGLLAGLEI; encoded by the coding sequence ATGCTGCTGCAACGCCTGTTCCTGGCCGCCTGGCTGCTGCCCGCGCTGGCCATGATGTACATCGGTTCCGCCTACCAGGCGCCGTTCGCCTACGAGCCGGTCGGCCCGCGGGCCTTTCCCCTGCTGATGCTGGGACTGCTGGCCGCCGGCCTGATCTACCTGCTGATCCAGCCGACGCCCCTGGCGCACGACGCCGACGAGCCGCCGCCCGGCGTGGAGGGCTACCGCAAGGTGGGGCTGGGCATCGCCCTGCTGCTGGGCTTCGCCCTGGCCTTCGAGCCGCTCGGCTTCATCCCCGCCAGCACCCTGGCCGGGCTGTGCTTCGCCCGCCTGTACGGCGGCCGCTGGCTGCCGAGCCTCGGCCTCGCCGTGGCGATGGCGCTCGGCCTGTACCTGCTGTTCGACCGCCTGCTCGACGTGCCCCTGCCGCTCGGCCTGCTCGCCGGCCTGGAGATCTGA
- a CDS encoding hydroxymethylglutaryl-CoA lyase, producing MTLPQHVRLVEVGPRDGLQNEKQPIGVADKVRLVDDLSAAGLEYVEVGSFVSPKWVPQMAGSAEVFAQIGQKSGVTYAALTPNMQGFEAAMTAGVKEVAVFAAASEAFSQRNINCSIAESLARFVPVLDAARARGVRVRGYVSCVLGCPYEGEVPAQQVASVAGELFAMGCYEVSLGDTIGTGTAGKTRSLFEVVGRDIPRDRLAGHFHDTYGQALANVYASLLEGIAVFDSSVAGLGGCPYARGASGNVASEDVLYLLNGLGIHTGIDLDRLIAAGERICAVLGRENGSRVARARRGA from the coding sequence ATGACACTGCCCCAGCACGTCCGCCTGGTCGAAGTCGGCCCGCGCGACGGCCTGCAGAACGAGAAACAGCCGATCGGCGTGGCCGACAAGGTGCGTCTGGTCGACGACCTGAGCGCCGCCGGCCTGGAATACGTCGAGGTCGGCAGCTTCGTCTCGCCCAAGTGGGTGCCGCAGATGGCCGGCAGCGCCGAGGTGTTCGCGCAGATCGGGCAGAAGAGCGGCGTCACCTATGCCGCGCTGACCCCCAACATGCAGGGCTTCGAGGCGGCGATGACCGCCGGGGTCAAGGAAGTCGCGGTGTTCGCCGCCGCCTCAGAGGCCTTCTCGCAGAGGAACATCAACTGCTCGATCGCCGAGAGCCTGGCGCGCTTCGTGCCGGTGCTGGACGCCGCCCGTGCGCGGGGCGTGCGCGTGCGCGGCTACGTGTCCTGCGTGCTCGGCTGCCCCTACGAGGGCGAGGTCCCGGCGCAGCAGGTCGCCAGCGTGGCCGGCGAGCTGTTCGCGATGGGCTGCTACGAGGTGTCCCTGGGCGACACCATCGGCACCGGCACCGCCGGCAAGACCCGCAGCCTGTTCGAAGTGGTCGGCCGCGACATCCCGCGCGACCGGCTGGCCGGGCACTTCCACGACACCTACGGCCAGGCGCTGGCGAATGTGTACGCGAGCCTCCTGGAGGGCATCGCCGTGTTCGACAGCTCGGTCGCCGGCCTCGGCGGCTGCCCCTATGCCAGGGGAGCCAGCGGCAACGTGGCCAGCGAGGACGTGCTGTACCTGCTCAACGGCCTGGGCATCCACACCGGCATCGACCTCGACCGGCTGATCGCCGCCGGCGAGCGCATCTGCGCCGTGCTCGGCCGGGAGAACGGCTCGCGGGTGGCCCGGGCGCGGCGCGGTGCCTGA
- a CDS encoding AbrB family transcriptional regulator, translating to MTFGSLADLAARCRPWILTPLAGALGGGLAQLLGWPLPWMIGALVGVATLRCLGCPSVAIPNGVKLGQWILGIGIGLHFNRAVLEQILAHLGLVLLGTLLTLLTCTLGITLHRRAGESFATAYFASMPGGANEMVNLGSRHGAVLQSVAAAQSLRMFVVLLGIPATYAWLFADGQAASLVHPGPDAAWLALLFVLGGLLALLFQRWRFPNAWQLGALLISILYSIGFDLHIGLPPGAGEFGQWLVGSALGCHFDRSFFRRAPAFLLRTLLATLAAILLALPIALTMSWASGLDARALLLGMVPGGIAEMSLTAEALNLLVPLVTAMQVLRLLLVLFLAGPVFRLCSGRLGIGKGGELAVRE from the coding sequence GTGACCTTCGGATCGCTCGCGGATCTCGCGGCCCGCTGCCGCCCCTGGATTCTCACCCCGCTGGCCGGCGCCCTCGGCGGCGGGCTCGCCCAGTTGCTCGGCTGGCCTCTACCCTGGATGATCGGGGCACTGGTCGGCGTCGCCACGCTGCGCTGCCTGGGCTGCCCGAGCGTCGCCATCCCCAATGGCGTCAAACTCGGCCAATGGATTCTCGGCATCGGCATCGGCCTGCACTTCAACCGGGCGGTGCTGGAGCAGATCCTCGCCCACCTCGGCCTGGTGCTGCTCGGCACCCTGCTGACCCTGCTCACCTGCACCCTCGGCATCACCCTGCACCGGCGCGCCGGGGAGAGCTTCGCCACCGCCTATTTCGCCAGCATGCCGGGCGGCGCCAACGAGATGGTCAACCTGGGCAGCCGGCACGGGGCCGTCCTGCAGAGCGTGGCCGCCGCGCAGAGCCTGCGGATGTTCGTGGTGCTGCTCGGCATCCCCGCCACCTACGCCTGGCTGTTCGCCGACGGGCAGGCCGCGAGCCTCGTCCACCCCGGCCCCGATGCCGCCTGGCTGGCCCTGCTGTTCGTCCTGGGCGGGCTACTGGCGCTGCTTTTCCAGCGCTGGCGCTTCCCCAACGCCTGGCAACTGGGCGCCCTGCTGATCAGCATCCTGTACAGCATCGGCTTCGACCTGCACATCGGCCTGCCGCCCGGCGCCGGCGAATTCGGCCAGTGGCTGGTCGGCAGCGCCCTGGGCTGCCATTTCGACCGCTCGTTCTTCCGCCGCGCCCCGGCCTTCCTGCTGCGCACCCTGCTGGCGACGCTGGCGGCGATCCTCCTCGCCCTGCCCATCGCCCTGACCATGAGCTGGGCCTCGGGCCTGGACGCGCGCGCCCTGCTGCTCGGCATGGTGCCCGGCGGCATCGCCGAGATGAGCCTGACCGCCGAGGCGCTGAACCTGCTGGTGCCGCTGGTCACCGCGATGCAGGTGCTGCGCCTCTTGCTGGTGCTGTTCCTGGCGGGGCCGGTGTTCCGCCTGTGCAGCGGGCGGCTGGGGATCGGCAAGGGCGGGGAGCTGGCGGTGCGGGAGTGA